GCGTCTGAGGGAAAAGCGCCAGGCGCTTCATTAACTCGCGCTCTTCCTTTTCAATCAGGAGATGTAGGGGCGGACCGCTGTCCGCCCGGCCACGGGGCGCCCCGGGCGATTCCGCCTGCCGGAAAATGGAACAGATCCGCGCGTGGGCATACTGCAAATAGTAAACGGGATTGTCGTTCGTATGCTTCTTGGCCAGTTCCAGGTCGAAATCAAAAGCCGTGTTGGGCCCTCGCATCGCAAAAAAGAACCGGCAGGCATCCTTGCCGACTTCTTCCAGCACCTCGCGTAACATGATAAAGTCCCCGGAGCGTTTAGACATGGAAACCGGCGCCCCGCCGCGGGAGAGCGAAACGAGCTGGTAGAGCAGGATATGCAGCTTCTCCGGATCATGGCCAAGCGCCTGCATCGATCCCTTGACCCGGGCCACATATCCGTGATGATCAGCGCCCCAGACATCAATCAGCCGGTCAAAACCGCGCTCGAACTTGTCGGCATGGTAGGCGATATCCGTCGCGAAATACGTCCATCGCCCATCCCGGCGACGTAAGACCCGGTTTTTGTCCCGATTTTCCTCTTCTTTTTCCCCGGGCGCCACAAACCAGACCGCGTCTTCATATTCTTGCACAAATCCATGCTGCTGAAGCGCCGCGATATGTTTCTCCACCAATTTCTTTTCCACCAGGCTCTGCTCGCTGAACCACGAGTCAAAGCGCACCCCGAAATCCTCCAGATCCTTCTGAATGTCCTGCTGCATCGCGTGCAGCGAAAACTGGATGATTTTCGCCAGATCATCGGCATCCCCGGCGTGCTCCAGATACTGCTTGGCGATATCGCGCACGTAATCGCCGTGATATCCCTCGACGGGAAGCGTGAAGGGTTTCCCCTGCATTTCCAGGCACCGGGCGCGGACCGACTCCCCGAGTAACTGGACCTGATTGCCGGCATCATTGATGTAGTATTCGCGCGACACGGGGTAACCGAGATGCGCCAGGATGAGCGCCAGGGAATCGCCCAGCGCCGCGCCCCGGCCATGGCCGACATGCAACGGACCGGTCGGATTGGCGGAGACAAATTCAATGAGAATCTTCTTTTTGGGGTCAGGGATTGTCTTGAATCGCC
Above is a window of Elusimicrobiota bacterium DNA encoding:
- the argS gene encoding arginine--tRNA ligase — protein: MILDDVRRFVDDQLTPWAKAQGLAALPPYMLEEPPAGIEGDVACNVAMLLAKTLKKAPRAIAQELQALLSVSNLLIEDVRIAGAGFLNFRYTVARLHQEVEEIQKTQTGYGRFKTIPDPKKKILIEFVSANPTGPLHVGHGRGAALGDSLALILAHLGYPVSREYYINDAGNQVQLLGESVRARCLEMQGKPFTLPVEGYHGDYVRDIAKQYLEHAGDADDLAKIIQFSLHAMQQDIQKDLEDFGVRFDSWFSEQSLVEKKLVEKHIAALQQHGFVQEYEDAVWFVAPGEKEEENRDKNRVLRRRDGRWTYFATDIAYHADKFERGFDRLIDVWGADHHGYVARVKGSMQALGHDPEKLHILLYQLVSLSRGGAPVSMSKRSGDFIMLREVLEEVGKDACRFFFAMRGPNTAFDFDLELAKKHTNDNPVYYLQYAHARICSIFRQAESPGAPRGRADSGPPLHLLIEKEERELMKRLALFPQTLRVCAQEDSPHPLATYLLMLCRQFHHFYDHHRVLGEDAGLSSARLVLLDAVRQVLRLGLHLLGVSTPESM